CGCGGCATTGAGTGTTAGCGGTTCCCCAGTTTCAATCTTGGGGGATGGTGAAAAGCTGTACCCCCCGCACGGACCCGTGCTTGCGATGGCAGGGCCGGTAAGGGCTAATAGGACGCATAGCGCCCCGGATGTGGCAAATTTCATGCAAATATTCCTCGTGCTGATTTCGTTTCCGGCGCGCCAAGGCGCACCGCTCAAGAAAACGGATCAGCTACGAGGAGGCCGGAAGGGGCCTTCAGGCTTAGGAAGGCCAGGGCCTAAATCGCTCATGAACGGAGCGAGAGCGGCGGCATAAATCGACGTGTCGCCCCCGTTCAAATTCGGGCTCAAAACGTGAAAGTGACAGCCGCCGCAATGATGGGCATGATGCTGCTTGTGCTCGGATTTGTCCTCGCCCGGCGCCTCAGAACTTGCATGCTCGGCAGTGCTCTCGCATGTGGCCTCTTTACCAAGGTCAACATGCAATTCCGCTGCTGCAGGCGCGATTACGACCGTGATCGCGATAACAACCATGGCCCAGAAACGCAGCAATTTTGGCGGCGACAAGACACTCATGACATTCTTATATCAAAACAGGCTGCCGAAATCACTAACGATCGCAAGAAATTTAGAAGTCGTCTCGATGCGAAGGACTTCACTTGGATTTCCACTAGCGCGGTCCGCCCGCAACAACCCTGCGGGCAACCAACCCGCGCAGGATTGGCCATGTTTCCAAAGAGCACGGGTAGACTCTTTGGTGGTGATCCAACGCGCGAAAACGTTGGTCATGGGGGTATCGGGGGCAGCAGGAACGCTCCCCTGATTGGCGGGTGTCGGGGGCCATTACCCTGACGAGCGATCCATCGACGATACGATGGCATGGCGGATGAAGGCTCAATGCCTGACAGCCGCCACAGCCGGGGGGATGCAACGGGGGCGCGCCAGCGGGCCCCCTTGCCAAGATAGCGTGGTACTACCACGCACATCTTGCGTACAACGCTAAATCCGCTGACCTCAATTGTAGGACCAACGCCTGTCGCTCAGTGCGAACAATTTCCGCATCCGAAACAACCCCGAAAAAGACTCGCGATGACATTCGTTGACTGGCGAACTCGGTAGCGCTCCCACAATTATGGGTTGCCAGCCGCGAAATTTTTCGGATTAAAATTGTTCCTGGGAATGGACAGAGGTTACGGGGGATATGTCTCAAGAAGACGTATACGGAACAGTTGTGCGCGCGAGGCGCTCGGCTTCACCAACAATGACACAACATCATCAGCTTGCCGACCATCGCTCAGGTGGTACGCCAAAAATCATTCAGGTGATGGACGCAGTGATGAAGCGTGTCAGCACTTACGGCGGCACGCTGGCACTTATCTACCTGTTCGTGGGAGAATTCGTGCTGCCGGAGCCGTTGAAGGCCTCCACGGTTGTGGCAGAAAAAGTGGGGATGACCACTGTAAAAAGAGAGTTGGTGGCTGCGCCAGGTCTTGCTGATGTGAGGCGCATTCAAGCCGAGGGGGAGCGCGATGCTATCATCACGCAGGCGCACGGCAAAAGCGATGCCGCCGCCATTGAAGCTGAAGGCCAGGCACAGGCCAGACTGACCATTGCGCCTGCTGAAACTGAATTCATCCGCCAGACCGAGACGCAGCGTGCGCGGATTGCCGCTGCTCAGGCCTGCGAAGTGCAGCGAACCCAAATTGTTCAGGATGTACAGGCCAGCTGCATGGCTCAAACAGGCCGTTGGTCCGAGTGCTCTGTGCGGGCGAAGATGGCGGCATCTGCTCCCTGTGAAGAGTTCGCCGATATTCAAAATTCCGGAGGCTGATCATGAAAACCCGTGCTTTGGCAGCCTGCCTGTTGGCTGGCGGCTGCGCTGCGTCTGCGACTGGTCCAAAATTCCACGTCGTTGAACCTGAATACGTCGCGCCGCGTGCCGGCGAAGTCGTGGCCCAGGTCTCGCCCGATCAGATCGTTGTGTACCGAACGAAGGTCACGGACCGCACGCCGGTGCGATGTGATGACCTGAAAGCAGAGATAGACCGCGTTGATGCGCATATCCGCCAGCTCCAGACCAACTGGCGAGGTGCTTATGGTCTAGCTGGTCAGGTTCGTGGCTTTGAAATGATCACGGGCACGCCCCAGCAACAGGTTGCCAATCTGCAGCCCTATCGGAACGAACTGACACGAAGCTATAAGGCCTGCACCCAGCAGAAACGTGCCTATGAAGTCAACCCGGTGATCCTGGCAAGCACTGATCCCGGGCTGCCACCCCAGGCGGCGGAGCATCTGGCTGGCGGCAAGTTCATCAACAACGTGGTGACGTTCCCGACGGCTGATTTTGCCGAGCTGGCTCAGGGACGCTCTTGTCTGGTGCTGCACGACTATACCGGCAAGCCTATCCCTGTGCGTACCGATACGAGCGATCCGTATCGTTTCGCAAATCCGTATGCGAACACTTACCTGACCGCAGCGCAGGCTGTCGCTCGCGATGAGGATATCGCATCCAGACTTTACAATGTCGAAAAGCGGATTGGTGACCTGCGCTACAGCCTGCAGTTCAACAAGGCCAACATGGGCGGCTCCTGCAAAATGCCTGAGCAGAGAGCCATTCCTCCGAGGCCTAAGAATGTGATGAGTGCGGAGGAAGTCGAGTATCAGGCGACGGCTGCCTGCGTGGACCAGATTTACACGCGCTTCAGCCAATCAGAAGGCTCCGAAGTTTTCACCCGTCGTGGCCGCTACGAAGAAATCGAAATGTGGGATCGCTGGCACAAGAATGGGGATTACAAGAAAGCCTGCGGTCTCAATCAGATTACAGACGAAGAAGCCTTCGAGGCTGGCGCAAGGGCCAAGCTGCAGAGTCTGGTGATCGGCAGGGTTGCGTTCGTCCGGGAGGTCGATGAACTCTACGGAAAATGCCTTTCACGAGCGACGAACGCCTGCAATGCGAAGCAAAGCGAATGGGAGCGGGAACGCGATGCCATTATTGCTGAGCCCCGCAGAGCCTATTCGGACTGCACACAAATGCAGGCAGAGCTGAAAGAGCTGACCGAGAAGCTACCCATCTTCCAATCCGCCGCCGAAGCGACGCAGGAGAACAGGCAGCGCTCGCTCAATGCTCTATACTCACAGGGCGATGGTTATGCAGATGCAGCGGCCCTGCGGTGCGGTGCGAGTGAGAACATCATGGCCAATGCTACGCCATGAGTTTTCCGCTGCTGCCGCGTGTCGATCCTGACGATCCGAGTGATGGCCAGGAGGCTCTTGCCACGGCGGGGTTTCTGGCCTCGTCCGTGGCGCAGAAAGCATTCGGCTTCCCAAATCTGGATGATGCCCGCGACCGCATCATTTTGGGCAGGAGCGGCAACCGCATTATCGGTTATACCGATGATCGCCATTTGGTGACGTTGGCGGGTTCTCGCTCCGGCAAAGGTGTCTCGCAGATTATCCCCAACCTGCTGCATTACGGCGGATCGGCTGTCGTCATTGATCCCAAAGGTGAAAATGCCAGCATCACGGCGCGCTTTCGCGCGGAAGTTTTAGGGCAAAAAGTCGTCGTCCTCGATCCCTTCCGGGTAGCGCAGGTGCCTGAAGAGCTTCGCGGAAGGCTGAACTTCTTTGGCTATATTGATCCCGACGATCCTGAGGTTGTTGATGATGCCAGCGGGCTGGCCGAAGCCTTTATGGTCAACACGGATGAGCGCGATGCCCATTGGCACGAAACGGCCCGGGCGTACCTGAAAGCACTTATCTTGTGGATCGCCTCCAGCGCGCCTGATCAATACCGCACGCC
This genomic stretch from Parvularcula sp. LCG005 harbors:
- a CDS encoding DUF2946 family protein, with the translated sequence MSVLSPPKLLRFWAMVVIAITVVIAPAAAELHVDLGKEATCESTAEHASSEAPGEDKSEHKQHHAHHCGGCHFHVLSPNLNGGDTSIYAAALAPFMSDLGPGLPKPEGPFRPPRS